In Zobellia roscoffensis, the following are encoded in one genomic region:
- a CDS encoding DUF421 domain-containing protein: MSGWFKFSWDAFGAIIITALGIYITVILMTRICGKRSFSKMSSFDFAMTVAVGSIIATTVLSKTVSLYDGIIGIITIYLLQMGAAYVRRHDMVKKVMDNTPLLLMDGEIILENNLRKGRVTKSDLQAKLREANITELSEVKAVVFETTGDISVLHKQHDRPIEDFLMEDVTRS, translated from the coding sequence ATGAGTGGGTGGTTTAAATTTTCCTGGGATGCCTTTGGTGCCATCATTATTACAGCTTTGGGTATCTATATTACCGTAATACTAATGACACGTATTTGTGGTAAACGGAGTTTCTCAAAAATGTCTAGTTTTGATTTTGCCATGACCGTGGCAGTTGGGTCTATTATTGCAACAACGGTACTATCCAAAACGGTGAGTTTATATGATGGTATCATTGGCATTATCACAATTTATCTTTTACAAATGGGTGCAGCTTATGTAAGACGCCATGATATGGTTAAAAAAGTAATGGACAATACACCTTTACTACTCATGGACGGGGAAATTATTTTAGAAAATAACCTACGCAAGGGAAGAGTTACAAAATCGGATTTACAGGCCAAATTGCGGGAGGCTAACATAACGGAGCTTTCTGAGGTAAAAGCAGTAGTTTTTGAAACCACTGGAGATATTTCCGTACTACACAAGCAACATGACCGCCCTATTGAAGATTTTCTAATGGAAGACGTTACCCGTTCATAA
- a CDS encoding catalase has product MESKKTSKKLTTSKDEQLEKFSVDYTGKPLTTRQGLKVNDTNNSLKAGARGATLLEDFMLREKIHNFDHERIPERIVHARGSGAHGYFELYDSIEEYSKAGIFTDTSRKTPVFVRFSTVAGSKGSTDLARDVRGFAVKFYTDEGTWDLVGNNMPIFFIQDAMKFPDLIHSVKPEPHQEIPQAASAHDTFYDFVSLTPETLHNQIWLMSDRAIPRSFRMMEGFSIHTFRLINKEGKAHFVKFHWKPKLGVHSVTWDEAVKISGADSDFHRRDLWDAIEAGQYPEWELGLQIVPEEDEHKYDFDLLDPTKLIPEEMVPVKVVGKMVLNRNPENFFAETEQVAFMPGSIVPGIDFTNDPLLQGRLFSYRDTQLSRLGSHNFHQIPINRPVAEAQNNQRDGHMQTEIPKGRTAYFPNSISGGCPYLSTVAEGGFESYQERIDAKKIRARSESFNDHFSQPALFYRSLADWEKEHVAGAYTFELGKCEFKHIKERMLYLIDQIDSDLAKKVATNLGIEVPSSVDMPLNQAIGADANVEEQQPGEKKIYLDESPKLSQANTNFNSIATRQIAVLVADGFHMGIFKKVKEELEKEGAMVKLVAAHGGTVKCDKDKDHKVDAAIATTESVLFDAVYIPGGKKSIETLMAQAKFTKFVNEAYKHCKAIAVDGEAEEFLKSTAVMDISDDDALFVNGKPEAFIKAIAQHRNWKRREKAENIPA; this is encoded by the coding sequence ATGGAATCCAAAAAAACATCCAAAAAACTAACTACAAGCAAAGACGAACAACTTGAGAAGTTTTCTGTAGACTACACCGGTAAACCGTTAACTACCAGACAAGGATTAAAAGTCAATGACACCAACAACTCTTTAAAAGCAGGTGCACGAGGCGCTACGTTACTTGAGGATTTCATGTTGCGTGAAAAAATTCACAATTTTGACCACGAAAGAATCCCAGAGCGTATCGTTCATGCCAGAGGAAGTGGAGCTCACGGTTATTTTGAACTTTACGATAGCATTGAAGAATACTCAAAAGCAGGTATTTTTACGGATACATCTAGAAAAACACCAGTGTTTGTTCGCTTTTCTACAGTGGCAGGGTCTAAAGGTTCTACGGATTTAGCGCGAGATGTTCGTGGCTTTGCCGTAAAATTTTACACAGATGAAGGTACATGGGATCTAGTGGGAAACAACATGCCTATCTTCTTTATTCAAGATGCGATGAAATTTCCAGATTTGATTCACTCGGTAAAGCCAGAACCTCATCAAGAAATTCCGCAAGCAGCATCTGCTCATGACACATTTTATGATTTTGTATCGTTAACTCCAGAAACGCTTCACAACCAAATATGGTTAATGAGTGACCGTGCCATACCACGTAGCTTTCGTATGATGGAAGGGTTTAGTATCCACACTTTCCGTTTGATCAATAAAGAAGGAAAAGCCCATTTCGTAAAATTCCACTGGAAACCTAAACTGGGTGTACATTCCGTAACATGGGATGAAGCCGTAAAAATTAGCGGAGCGGATTCTGATTTTCATAGGAGAGATTTATGGGATGCCATTGAAGCGGGGCAGTACCCGGAATGGGAACTGGGACTTCAAATTGTACCTGAAGAAGACGAGCATAAATATGACTTTGACCTTCTTGATCCTACAAAACTGATTCCCGAAGAGATGGTGCCTGTAAAAGTCGTGGGTAAAATGGTTCTGAACAGAAACCCTGAAAATTTCTTCGCAGAAACGGAACAGGTTGCCTTTATGCCCGGAAGTATCGTACCTGGTATAGATTTTACGAATGATCCTTTGTTACAAGGCAGGCTGTTCTCATACCGAGACACCCAACTTTCAAGACTGGGCTCTCATAATTTTCATCAAATTCCAATAAATAGACCTGTGGCCGAAGCACAGAACAATCAGCGTGACGGTCATATGCAAACCGAGATACCAAAGGGCAGAACGGCATATTTTCCTAATTCAATCAGTGGAGGATGCCCATACCTTTCTACGGTTGCCGAGGGCGGTTTTGAGTCGTATCAAGAGCGAATAGACGCTAAAAAAATTAGGGCTCGTAGTGAGAGTTTTAATGATCATTTCTCTCAGCCAGCACTATTCTATAGAAGTCTTGCCGATTGGGAAAAAGAACATGTTGCCGGAGCCTATACCTTTGAATTGGGCAAATGCGAATTCAAGCATATAAAAGAACGTATGCTCTACCTCATTGACCAGATTGATTCTGATTTGGCTAAAAAGGTAGCTACAAACTTGGGTATTGAAGTTCCTTCTTCGGTTGATATGCCATTAAACCAAGCTATAGGAGCGGATGCGAATGTGGAAGAACAACAACCAGGCGAGAAAAAAATATATCTGGACGAGTCCCCAAAATTGAGTCAGGCCAACACTAATTTTAACTCCATCGCCACGCGACAAATAGCTGTTCTTGTTGCGGATGGATTCCATATGGGTATTTTCAAGAAAGTGAAAGAAGAACTTGAAAAAGAAGGCGCTATGGTAAAATTGGTTGCTGCACATGGAGGAACGGTGAAATGTGATAAGGATAAGGACCATAAAGTAGATGCAGCTATAGCAACTACGGAAAGTGTCCTTTTTGATGCGGTCTACATTCCTGGAGGAAAAAAATCTATTGAAACCCTAATGGCACAGGCCAAATTTACCAAATTCGTTAACGAAGCCTATAAACATTGTAAGGCCATTGCTGTAGATGGAGAAGCAGAAGAGTTTTTAAAAAGTACAGCGGTTATGGATATTTCAGATGACGACGCTCTATTTGTGAACGGTAAGCCAGAAGCTTTTATCAAAGCAATAGCGCAGCACCGTAACTGGAAAAGAAGAGAGAAAGCGGAGAATATACCCGCTTAA
- a CDS encoding VOC family protein, with the protein MKTQAYLAFDGNCQEALNFYSDVLGAEIKNRQTYADKKIDVPSAYRDRLQHAELKGKGVNFMAYDAAPDTPLTEGTKIHLSVDLNDKKEAQDLYDKLSAGGRVHHELREREWNALFGRFTDRYGINWMINCDLN; encoded by the coding sequence ATGAAAACACAAGCATATTTAGCATTTGATGGTAATTGTCAAGAAGCACTTAACTTCTATTCCGATGTACTTGGTGCAGAAATAAAGAACAGACAGACCTATGCCGATAAGAAAATAGATGTTCCTTCAGCATATAGGGATAGACTTCAGCATGCCGAGCTTAAAGGTAAAGGTGTGAATTTTATGGCCTATGATGCTGCACCGGACACACCGCTAACGGAAGGAACTAAAATACATTTAAGTGTAGATCTTAATGATAAAAAAGAGGCACAAGATTTATATGATAAACTTTCTGCAGGTGGCCGTGTGCATCATGAACTCAGAGAACGGGAATGGAATGCCCTTTTTGGTCGTTTTACAGACCGCTATGGCATAAACTGGATGATTAACTGTGATTTAAATTAA
- a CDS encoding alpha-L-fucosidase, which translates to MRTLFLVFVWMIVSVGTAQERSYEADWQSLKNHKTPEWFRDAKFGIYCHWGPYSVPAYENEWYSHWMYTSPDNPEYKQGKRFYEHHTQTYGPLNEFGYKDFIPMFKAEKFDATEWADLFEKAGAKFAGPVSEHADGFAMWDSKLTRWNAKNMGPKRDIMGELAKEIRKRDMKFIATYHRQWLFGWFPTWDESTDAADPQYADLYGPKLKKGDFQYPLSTKEIDEGSDRYYPVGDKKFNEDWLARLKEVIDNYNPDLVWFDNKMDVIDEAYRKEFLSYYYNHGVKNNQEVVATYKFYDFVKGTAVLDVERARMSEMKDFPWLTDDSIDWKAWSDISNPDYKSANRIIDFLVDVVSKNGCLLLNITPKANGEIPQEVQDRLLEIGKWLDQNGEAIYGTRPWEVYGEGPAKVVEGHLSERKNSDNTAEDIRFTKKGETLYAIQLDWPKSGETVIKTLGKENKLLQKKIKSIELLGTSQKLEFVRKLNGLHISLPKTPVGEHAFVFKINF; encoded by the coding sequence ATGAGAACGTTGTTTTTGGTATTTGTTTGGATGATAGTAAGTGTAGGTACTGCTCAAGAGAGAAGTTATGAAGCAGATTGGCAATCCTTAAAAAACCATAAAACACCCGAATGGTTTCGTGATGCAAAATTTGGTATTTATTGCCACTGGGGGCCTTATTCCGTTCCCGCCTATGAAAATGAATGGTATTCTCATTGGATGTATACTTCGCCAGATAATCCGGAATATAAACAAGGAAAACGTTTTTATGAGCACCATACACAAACCTATGGCCCCTTAAACGAGTTTGGGTACAAAGATTTTATTCCCATGTTCAAGGCTGAAAAATTTGATGCAACAGAATGGGCAGACCTATTTGAAAAAGCCGGAGCAAAATTTGCAGGACCAGTGTCCGAACATGCAGATGGTTTTGCCATGTGGGATAGTAAACTCACCCGTTGGAATGCTAAAAATATGGGGCCCAAACGGGATATAATGGGGGAATTGGCAAAAGAAATAAGAAAGCGGGACATGAAATTTATAGCCACATATCACCGTCAATGGCTTTTTGGATGGTTTCCTACATGGGATGAATCTACTGATGCGGCGGATCCACAATATGCAGATTTATATGGGCCAAAATTAAAGAAAGGAGATTTTCAGTATCCATTGAGCACCAAAGAAATTGATGAAGGTTCCGACCGTTATTACCCAGTGGGTGATAAAAAATTTAATGAAGATTGGTTGGCTAGGTTAAAGGAGGTAATAGATAATTATAATCCGGATTTAGTCTGGTTTGATAATAAGATGGATGTTATTGATGAAGCTTATAGAAAAGAGTTTCTTTCCTATTACTATAACCATGGTGTAAAGAACAATCAAGAAGTAGTGGCTACTTATAAATTCTATGATTTTGTAAAAGGCACCGCGGTTTTAGATGTGGAGCGAGCTAGAATGAGCGAAATGAAAGATTTTCCATGGCTTACGGATGATTCTATTGATTGGAAAGCCTGGAGCGATATTAGCAATCCTGACTATAAAAGCGCCAATCGTATTATAGATTTTTTAGTAGATGTTGTTAGCAAAAATGGTTGCTTGTTATTGAATATTACACCTAAGGCTAACGGAGAAATACCGCAAGAGGTGCAAGACCGTCTTTTAGAAATAGGGAAGTGGCTAGATCAAAACGGCGAGGCTATTTATGGTACACGGCCATGGGAGGTATATGGAGAAGGGCCGGCAAAGGTAGTTGAAGGACATTTAAGTGAACGTAAAAACTCTGATAATACGGCAGAGGACATCAGGTTTACGAAAAAAGGAGAAACTTTGTACGCCATACAGTTAGATTGGCCAAAGTCTGGAGAAACAGTTATTAAAACCTTGGGCAAGGAAAATAAATTACTTCAAAAGAAAATTAAGTCTATTGAACTACTTGGAACTTCACAAAAATTAGAGTTCGTAAGAAAATTAAATGGTCTACACATAAGTTTACCAAAAACACCGGTTGGCGAACATGCTTTTGTATTTAAAATCAATTTTTAA
- a CDS encoding tetratricopeptide repeat protein: protein MHHYFLIGFLIFLGIKLHSQDSSIPLNIPITNTDTLTAQHNGYNIDSLKLAVSKNLIKGDTLKSAWTLLRLMDAYSHKAQYAKAYETVWSALTLVDNSENMLMKSHIYRRLGAMYSYNKRKKEALKYLQLSLDIMKQLIEKGRMPKASLAHNYYTFSYTYRGLDDPELAKKYLDSALIYYGDVPDKIALPFIKFEEAYVLREEKKYDEAMQTLQEIEPWFQQNSPSYLVLVYAYWAVIHQKQGNIDKTIEYYKKAISISDKYQSHIDFTPFIYEKMAENYNLKEDYEEAFRYLNKARTLNAKFFDGRSQDNVSLMEIKNEYRLEKQRQQEVIRQQHLEKLEQQDKILLLQRIILGTSLIFVIIIGFVYVKHIRSKHRVEKRLMQKNKALEMEQAHQLLETKNKELAASTLQLVEKDEFLKKLKTELRGENGNIKVSEINRVLKSISVGSANNWEEFKLRFTDVNKHFYEKLNTTYPNLSQTDQKICALIKLNLSSKDMARLLGISTKSVHTTRHRLRKKMGLQRSDNLEELIASL, encoded by the coding sequence ATGCATCATTACTTCCTCATCGGTTTTCTGATATTTCTTGGGATTAAACTCCATTCCCAAGATTCTTCCATTCCTTTAAATATTCCTATTACAAACACAGACACGCTTACCGCCCAGCATAACGGCTACAATATAGATTCCTTAAAATTGGCGGTTTCAAAAAACCTAATCAAAGGCGATACATTAAAATCTGCATGGACGCTCTTGAGACTTATGGATGCCTATAGCCACAAGGCTCAATATGCTAAGGCCTATGAAACCGTATGGTCTGCCCTTACATTAGTTGACAATTCTGAAAATATGCTAATGAAATCTCACATTTACCGAAGATTAGGAGCCATGTACAGTTACAACAAAAGAAAAAAGGAAGCTCTTAAATATCTACAGTTGTCTCTTGATATCATGAAGCAACTAATAGAAAAAGGCAGGATGCCTAAAGCTTCATTAGCCCATAATTATTATACTTTTAGCTATACCTATAGAGGCTTAGATGATCCTGAACTAGCAAAAAAATATCTGGACAGCGCCCTTATTTATTATGGAGACGTGCCGGACAAAATTGCCCTGCCATTTATAAAGTTTGAAGAAGCTTATGTGCTAAGGGAAGAGAAAAAATATGACGAGGCCATGCAGACCCTCCAAGAAATAGAACCATGGTTCCAACAAAACTCACCATCTTATTTAGTACTTGTGTATGCGTATTGGGCCGTTATTCACCAGAAGCAAGGTAATATAGACAAGACGATTGAATATTATAAAAAGGCAATCTCAATTTCTGACAAATACCAGAGCCATATAGATTTTACTCCGTTCATCTACGAGAAAATGGCGGAAAACTATAATTTAAAAGAAGATTATGAAGAAGCGTTCCGATACTTGAACAAGGCCAGAACCTTAAATGCAAAGTTTTTTGATGGAAGAAGCCAAGATAACGTTTCCCTTATGGAAATTAAAAATGAATACCGGCTAGAAAAACAACGGCAACAGGAGGTTATTCGTCAGCAGCACTTGGAAAAATTGGAGCAACAAGATAAAATCTTATTACTACAACGCATTATTTTGGGTACTTCGCTCATATTTGTAATTATTATTGGTTTTGTTTATGTAAAACACATTCGTTCCAAACACAGAGTTGAAAAACGATTAATGCAAAAAAACAAAGCTCTGGAAATGGAGCAAGCACACCAACTACTGGAAACCAAAAATAAAGAATTGGCTGCTTCCACCCTACAATTAGTTGAAAAAGACGAGTTTTTAAAAAAGCTGAAAACAGAATTACGAGGAGAGAATGGAAATATAAAAGTTTCTGAAATTAATAGGGTATTGAAGTCTATTTCTGTGGGCAGTGCTAACAATTGGGAAGAGTTTAAATTACGGTTTACGGACGTAAATAAGCATTTCTATGAAAAACTAAATACCACCTACCCTAACCTAAGCCAAACCGATCAAAAAATTTGTGCTTTGATCAAGTTAAATCTTAGCAGTAAGGATATGGCTCGCCTTTTGGGCATTTCAACAAAATCCGTACATACTACACGACACCGTCTGCGTAAAAAAATGGGGTTACAGCGCAGCGATAATCTAGAAGAGTTAATTGCCTCATTATAA
- a CDS encoding ferritin-like domain-containing protein: MNSDIKEIEDSLNDIIQKNEDAIKGYDKATENAEGIGLKSYFQNKSIERRNFLVELKAAAPALKTRDDIDGSATGAMHRAWMDVKTFFSGDNDEAMLEEAIRGDKAAIEEYNEVLADTHLPIKAAEVIRKQREWLMTDLKTIKTLEDVR; this comes from the coding sequence ATGAATAGCGATATAAAAGAAATTGAAGATAGTCTGAACGATATAATTCAGAAAAACGAAGATGCAATTAAAGGATATGATAAAGCGACGGAAAATGCTGAAGGAATAGGTCTTAAGAGTTATTTTCAGAATAAATCCATAGAAAGAAGAAATTTTCTTGTTGAATTGAAAGCAGCGGCGCCGGCCCTTAAAACCAGAGATGATATTGACGGGAGCGCAACAGGAGCTATGCACAGAGCTTGGATGGATGTAAAGACTTTCTTCTCGGGAGACAACGATGAAGCTATGTTGGAAGAAGCCATACGTGGTGACAAAGCCGCAATAGAAGAGTATAATGAAGTTTTGGCAGACACACATTTGCCAATTAAAGCAGCAGAAGTAATTAGAAAGCAGAGAGAGTGGTTAATGACAGATTTAAAAACCATTAAAACATTGGAAGATGTTAGATAA
- a CDS encoding phospholipase A, whose protein sequence is MNLKISLWILIGLQFVISDLNAQGLTREEMRDTMQRIPSFTIHKDNYFITGVPTNNPINSSTANAKYQISFKQIITRSILPWETYLYLTYSQKAFWDIYKDSYPFREINFNPTIGVGKAFYGSDDRVNGMATLVFEHESNGRDSIYSRSWNRLSLQYSTLVGKKTMLHVKGWLPFGYKEGNPNLLDYVGLGEVSVSHDFIPDELILEVKVRKGLNFDTRGSIQTRLSYRPFKHNSNQYIMFEWFAGHAENLIDYEQYSSMVRIGYVIKSNEFGFLKAKK, encoded by the coding sequence ATGAATCTTAAAATCTCTTTGTGGATTTTAATAGGGCTGCAATTTGTTATTTCTGACCTCAACGCACAAGGTCTTACGCGAGAAGAAATGCGAGATACCATGCAACGTATTCCATCGTTCACTATTCACAAGGACAATTATTTTATAACGGGCGTTCCCACGAACAACCCTATAAATAGTTCTACTGCAAATGCTAAGTACCAAATTAGCTTTAAGCAAATAATTACCCGTTCTATTTTACCTTGGGAAACCTATCTGTATTTAACCTACAGTCAAAAGGCTTTTTGGGATATTTATAAAGATTCATATCCTTTTAGGGAAATTAACTTTAACCCAACCATTGGTGTGGGTAAAGCTTTTTATGGTTCAGATGATAGGGTTAATGGCATGGCTACCCTTGTTTTTGAACACGAATCTAATGGACGAGACAGTATTTATTCTAGAAGCTGGAACCGTCTTAGCCTACAGTATTCTACTCTAGTGGGAAAGAAAACCATGTTGCATGTAAAAGGATGGTTGCCCTTTGGCTATAAAGAAGGAAATCCTAATTTATTGGATTATGTGGGACTAGGGGAAGTAAGTGTATCGCATGATTTTATTCCCGATGAACTCATATTGGAGGTCAAAGTAAGAAAAGGTCTGAACTTTGATACAAGAGGATCAATCCAAACCCGTTTGAGTTACCGCCCTTTCAAACATAACTCCAACCAATATATTATGTTTGAATGGTTTGCCGGTCATGCCGAAAACCTAATCGATTACGAACAGTATTCAAGTATGGTTCGTATTGGGTATGTAATTAAAAGTAATGAATTTGGCTTCTTGAAAGCGAAAAAATAA
- a CDS encoding SDR family oxidoreductase — protein sequence MSDTATIEKGKEDLGRPGLEANMITKPETIKSSYRGSDKLKGKIALITGGDSGIGRAVAVHYAREGAHIAITYLNENEDAETTKKMVEEEGVKCLTFSGDLRNHDFSNDLVKKVVDTYGGIDILVNNAATQYTQEDFSEISLDHLKETFDTNIVAMIYLTQQVYPHLKKGSRIINTTSITSYRGNKVLVDYSSTKGAITSFTRALSSQLAEKNILVNGVAPGPIWTPLIPATMDDIEDFGEDTPLGRCGQPSEVAPAYVYLASEDSSYMTGQVMHINGGEIIGG from the coding sequence ATGTCAGATACAGCAACGATTGAAAAAGGAAAAGAGGACTTGGGTAGACCGGGCCTTGAAGCGAACATGATAACTAAACCTGAAACTATAAAATCTAGTTACAGAGGGAGTGATAAATTAAAAGGAAAAATAGCATTGATTACGGGTGGAGATAGTGGTATTGGTCGTGCCGTTGCAGTTCATTACGCACGAGAAGGAGCCCATATTGCCATTACGTACCTAAACGAAAACGAAGATGCGGAAACCACAAAAAAGATGGTAGAGGAGGAAGGGGTAAAATGTTTGACCTTTTCTGGAGACCTTAGAAATCATGATTTTAGTAATGACTTGGTTAAGAAAGTTGTAGATACGTATGGCGGCATAGACATTTTGGTAAATAATGCAGCCACTCAATATACCCAAGAAGATTTTAGTGAGATTTCATTAGACCATTTAAAAGAAACTTTTGACACCAATATTGTTGCCATGATATACCTTACCCAACAAGTATATCCTCACTTAAAGAAAGGTTCGCGAATCATTAATACAACGTCCATAACGAGCTACAGAGGTAATAAAGTATTAGTAGATTATTCAAGCACCAAAGGGGCAATTACCTCGTTTACAAGGGCTTTGTCTTCGCAACTAGCAGAGAAGAATATTTTGGTAAACGGAGTAGCCCCCGGTCCCATATGGACACCGTTAATTCCCGCTACTATGGATGATATTGAAGATTTTGGAGAAGATACTCCTCTTGGTAGATGTGGTCAACCCTCAGAAGTTGCACCAGCATACGTTTACTTGGCATCCGAGGACAGTAGTTATATGACAGGGCAAGTCATGCATATTAATGGAGGAGAGATTATAGGAGGTTAA